GTGGGCCGTGAAGGGATCGAACCTTCGACTCTCTGCTTAAAAGGCAGATACTCTACCGTCTGAGTTAACGGCCCCTGCTAAGGAGAATCGTCTCTATAGAGGGCGCTTTTTCTTGTCAAGTCGGAATTCAGCGATTCCGGGCTTCGATGCACTGCAGTCCGCCCATATAGGGGCGCAATGCTTCCGGAATGGCAATGGAACCGTCTTCCTGCTGGTAGTTTTCCAGGATGGCGACCATGGTCCGGCCTATGGCCAGCCCTGAGCCGTTCAGAGTGTGCACGAACTGGCTTTTTTTGCTTCCTGCGGGCTTGAAGCGGATGCCAGCACGCCGGGCCTGAAAATCCTCGAAGTTGGAGCAGGAAGAAATTTCCCGGTATTTTCCCTGGCCTGGCAGCCAGACTTCGATGTCATAGGTTTTGGCCGAGGAAAATCCCAGATCGCCGGAGCATAACGTGACCACGCGGTAATGCAGCCCCAGCTTCTGCAGGATGCTTTCGGCGTGACCGAGCAGTTTTTCCAGTTCTTCGAAAGACGATTCCGGATGGGCGAAGCGGACCAGTTCCACTTTGTCGAACTGATGCTGGCGGATCATGCCGCGCGTGTCCTTGCCGTAGGAGCCAGCCTCCGATCTGAAGCAGGGGGTGAAAGCGCACAAGGCCAGGGGCAGATCCGCTTCGGACAGAGTGGCTTCGCGGTAGATGTTGGTCAGGGGCACTTCGGCCGTGGGAATAAGATAGTAATTTGTGTTTGTTATGTGGAAGAGGTCTTCCTCGAACTTCGGCAGCTGGCCGGTGCCTGTGAGGGATTCACGGTTGACGATGACTGGCGGCATGACTTCGGCGTAGCCGTTTTCTCCGGTCTGCACGTCGAGCATGAAGCTGATCAGGGCGCGCTCCATGCGCGCGGCCCAGCCTTTGAGGAGCACGAAGCGGCTGCCTGTGATTTTGGCCGCGGTTTCAAAATCGAGTCCCCCCAAAGCCGCGCCGAGTTCGTCATGCTCCTTGGGCGCGAAGGACATGCTGGGTTTCTCGCCCCAGACTTTGATTTCAAGATTGTCTTCATCGCTTGCGCCCTCGGGTACGGAAAGATGCGGGACGTTGGGTATGGACAGCAGCCAGTCCGTGGTCTGCTGATCGATGACTTTCAATGCGTCGTCCAGCTCTTTGATCCGGGCGGACATGGCTCCCAGTTCGGCCATGAGTTCCTCAGAAGTCTGCCCGTCCTTCTTCATGCGGCTTACTTCCGTGGAAGCCTGATTGCGGCGGGCCTTGAGCCCTTCGGTTTCCAGAAGCAGATCGCGGCGTTTCTGATCGATGGCCAGAAACTGGTCCAGCTGCAGGGTGCTGCGGCGTTTGCGCAGGCTTTCCCTTACGGCACCGGGGTTGGAGCGGATGAATTTGATATCCAGCATGGAAATGTCCTCGGTATGTATGCGGAGAGTTCGGGTATCTGAAAGGAGTCTTTGCATACCGAGCCTTCGGGTGAAGCTCAAGTGCGCCGGAGGCGATGATTTTTTTCGGACCTTCCCTTGACTTCACTTTCCGAGGGATTATTTGCCCCTCTGTCTCAAGCCTCTGGTTGCGCGAGCGCTGTCAGGGCTGGCGCTCTTCCTTGGAGAAGAATGCTGAATTTTTTTATACCGAAGGAATATCTCAACATTTTGGAGGAAAAGATGAAACTCAAACCACTGCACGACCGCATTTTGGTCAAGCGTCTTGAAGAGGAGCAGGTTACCAAAGGCGGCATTATCATCCCGGACTCCGCCAAGGAAAAGCCCATCAAGGGCGAGGTGGTCGCTGCCGGTCCCGGCAAGACCGCCGATGATGGCAAGCTCGTGCCCATGGGTGTGAAGCCCGGCGACAAGGTCATCTTCAACAAATATGCCGGCACCGAAGTGAAGATCGATGGTGAAGAACTCCTCATCATGCGCGAGGACGACGTTCTGGCCGTGATCGAAGGTTGCTGCAGCAGCTGCAAGAAATAACTTTAAGGAGACGAGAAGATATGGCTTCCAAAATTATCAAATTCGACGCCAAGGCCCGTGAAAAACTGAAAAAAGGCGTGGATACCCTGGCCGATGCGGTGAAAGTGACCCTCGGACCCAAGGGCCGTAACGTGGTTATCGAGAAATCCTTCGGTTCGCCCATCATCACCAAGGACG
Above is a window of Desulfomicrobium orale DSM 12838 DNA encoding:
- the serS gene encoding serine--tRNA ligase, whose product is MLDIKFIRSNPGAVRESLRKRRSTLQLDQFLAIDQKRRDLLLETEGLKARRNQASTEVSRMKKDGQTSEELMAELGAMSARIKELDDALKVIDQQTTDWLLSIPNVPHLSVPEGASDEDNLEIKVWGEKPSMSFAPKEHDELGAALGGLDFETAAKITGSRFVLLKGWAARMERALISFMLDVQTGENGYAEVMPPVIVNRESLTGTGQLPKFEEDLFHITNTNYYLIPTAEVPLTNIYREATLSEADLPLALCAFTPCFRSEAGSYGKDTRGMIRQHQFDKVELVRFAHPESSFEELEKLLGHAESILQKLGLHYRVVTLCSGDLGFSSAKTYDIEVWLPGQGKYREISSCSNFEDFQARRAGIRFKPAGSKKSQFVHTLNGSGLAIGRTMVAILENYQQEDGSIAIPEALRPYMGGLQCIEARNR
- the groES gene encoding co-chaperone GroES codes for the protein MKLKPLHDRILVKRLEEEQVTKGGIIIPDSAKEKPIKGEVVAAGPGKTADDGKLVPMGVKPGDKVIFNKYAGTEVKIDGEELLIMREDDVLAVIEGCCSSCKK